A genome region from Geminicoccus roseus DSM 18922 includes the following:
- a CDS encoding HpcH/HpaI aldolase family protein, producing MDAATALRARLNDGGRAYGTMAFEFFTPGLTALLRQAGCEFVLLDTEHSGVGIETIKQQVAFARGLGIAVWVRPPAKTYAHVATLLDAGADGIMVPMLETPEEARELVEWARYRPEGKRGCAFGFAQEGYRAVGAVEAQKAANDRVALIGLIETKKGLENAEAILATPGMDIGWMGHFDMSDDFGMPGRFDDPVMIRAFEGLANAAKNTGKTAASADVDMAFMKAQVERGYRCLGYGVDVAVLRAAMSRGIADLKALHG from the coding sequence ATGGATGCGGCAACCGCACTTCGGGCCAGGCTGAACGATGGCGGCCGGGCCTATGGCACGATGGCGTTCGAGTTCTTCACGCCGGGCCTGACCGCCCTGCTGCGCCAGGCGGGCTGCGAGTTCGTGCTGCTCGACACCGAGCATAGCGGCGTGGGCATCGAGACGATCAAGCAGCAGGTCGCCTTTGCGCGCGGCCTGGGCATCGCCGTCTGGGTGCGCCCGCCCGCCAAGACCTACGCCCATGTCGCGACCCTGCTCGACGCCGGCGCCGACGGGATCATGGTGCCGATGCTGGAGACGCCTGAGGAGGCGCGCGAGCTGGTGGAATGGGCGCGCTACCGCCCGGAGGGCAAGCGCGGCTGCGCGTTCGGCTTCGCCCAGGAGGGCTACCGCGCGGTGGGCGCCGTGGAGGCGCAGAAGGCCGCCAACGATCGGGTCGCCCTGATCGGCCTGATCGAGACGAAGAAGGGCCTGGAGAACGCCGAGGCGATCCTGGCCACGCCCGGCATGGACATCGGCTGGATGGGCCATTTCGACATGTCCGACGATTTCGGGATGCCCGGGCGGTTCGACGACCCGGTGATGATCCGGGCGTTCGAGGGCTTGGCGAACGCGGCGAAGAACACCGGCAAGACCGCCGCCTCCGCCGATGTCGACATGGCGTTCATGAAGGCGCAGGTCGAGCGCGGCTATCGCTGCCTGGGCTACGGGGTCGACGTCGCCGTGCTGCGCGCGGCGATGAGCCGGGGCATCGCCG
- a CDS encoding GNAT family N-acetyltransferase, whose protein sequence is MQIRPARPDDSDAIWAIIGPVIRAGETYALDRDMSREDALAYWLGPDRDSFVAEADGVILGTYYLRANQLGGGRHVCNCGYMTAPEAAGKGVARRMHQHSLEHALAKGFRAMQFNFVVSSNERAVRLWQSLGFGIVGRLPKAFLHPAEGYVDALVMFRTLRDDPPPP, encoded by the coding sequence ATGCAGATCCGCCCCGCCCGCCCCGACGATTCCGACGCCATCTGGGCGATCATCGGCCCGGTGATCCGCGCCGGCGAGACCTATGCGCTCGACCGCGACATGAGCCGCGAGGACGCCCTGGCCTACTGGCTGGGCCCCGACCGCGACAGCTTCGTCGCCGAGGCCGACGGCGTCATCCTGGGCACCTACTACCTGCGCGCCAACCAGCTGGGCGGCGGCCGCCATGTCTGCAATTGCGGCTACATGACCGCGCCGGAAGCGGCCGGAAAGGGCGTCGCGCGCCGGATGCACCAGCACTCGCTGGAGCACGCCCTGGCGAAGGGCTTTCGCGCCATGCAGTTCAACTTCGTGGTGAGCAGCAACGAGCGCGCCGTCCGGCTCTGGCAGTCGCTGGGGTTCGGGATCGTCGGCCGGCTGCCCAAGGCCTTCCTGCATCCCGCAGAAGGCTATGTCGACGCGCTGGTGATGTTCCGGACCCTGCGGGACGACCCGCCCCCGCCCTGA
- a CDS encoding DMT family transporter, producing MAAIRSSTIGLVLMAAAAVGFGLNPLFARLAYAGGIGPDAAALYRFAGPAIVLLPFCLAGRRHPRAALTALGLGALMGLGVAAYFRALAVLPVALPALVYFTYPAMTLLLGWALFGERIRLRAAAACGCVLLACALILAPGRLAPGQLGALLLCLAAPFAYALLLHGLVRWLTPLTVGARAGLAAAGAALALVPALLLGQGTPGLVPAAAIGWVGVVGLMSLCSLLPQVMTTLAAPMLGAGAASLAGTMELATTLLVGWLALAEPVTAPAAAGVALVLLAQWLAHPRSGERPPVAVARRPARD from the coding sequence GTGGCGGCGATCCGTTCCTCGACGATCGGCCTGGTGCTGATGGCGGCAGCGGCGGTGGGCTTCGGCCTGAACCCGCTGTTCGCCCGCCTGGCCTATGCCGGCGGGATCGGCCCGGACGCAGCGGCGCTCTACCGCTTCGCCGGCCCGGCGATCGTCCTGCTGCCCTTCTGCCTGGCCGGCCGCCGCCATCCCCGCGCGGCCCTGACAGCCCTGGGCCTGGGCGCCCTGATGGGCCTGGGCGTCGCCGCCTATTTCCGCGCCCTGGCGGTGCTCCCGGTGGCGCTGCCGGCCCTGGTCTACTTCACCTACCCGGCCATGACGCTCCTGCTCGGCTGGGCGCTGTTCGGCGAGCGGATCCGGCTGCGCGCCGCTGCCGCCTGCGGCTGCGTGCTCCTGGCCTGCGCACTGATCCTCGCACCCGGCCGCCTTGCCCCTGGCCAGCTCGGCGCCCTCCTGCTCTGCCTGGCGGCACCCTTTGCCTATGCGCTGCTGCTGCACGGCCTGGTCCGCTGGCTGACACCGCTCACCGTGGGTGCGCGCGCCGGCCTGGCCGCCGCCGGCGCCGCGCTGGCGCTGGTGCCGGCGCTGCTGCTGGGCCAGGGCACGCCCGGCCTGGTGCCGGCAGCCGCGATCGGCTGGGTGGGGGTGGTCGGCCTGATGAGCCTGTGCTCGCTGCTGCCGCAGGTGATGACCACCCTGGCCGCCCCCATGCTCGGCGCCGGCGCCGCCTCCCTGGCCGGGACCATGGAGCTGGCGACCACGCTGCTGGTGGGCTGGCTGGCGTTGGCCGAGCCGGTGACCGCGCCGGCCGCCGCCGGGGTGGCCCTGGTGCTGCTCGCGCAATGGCTGGCCCATCCCCGCTCGGGCGAACGGCCGCCAGTGGCGGTTGCGCGGCGCCCTGCGCGGGACTAA
- a CDS encoding DmpA family aminopeptidase, with translation MSPTHPEAPEARRARALGLPLAGTPGPLGLITDVPGVAVGLATLVDPERGVRTGVTAILPRPADHLLTPWWAGIATLNGNGEMTGSHWIQDAGWSQGPILLTNTGSVGIAHHALVGWMADRFADQVQAEHFWLLPVVAETYDGVLNDIMGRHVGEADVRAALDNAVAGPFPLGSVGGGTGMIAYEMKGGTGSASRVLDIAGGPYMLGVLVQANHGRLDQFQLAGVPVGRLLGGPRIWQAGEQDREQGSVIVVIATDAPLLPHQLHRVARRAGLGIGRSGAFGGNSSGDIFLALSTASPTPMPPPQPLAVQSLRCLTDPLLDPVYQAVVDATEEAVLDAMLLSDPTPTFRPKGRVVPALDGQTLLDILHRHRAGS, from the coding sequence TTGAGCCCGACCCACCCCGAGGCGCCGGAAGCCCGACGCGCCCGCGCCCTGGGCCTGCCGCTCGCCGGCACGCCCGGGCCGCTCGGCCTGATCACCGACGTGCCGGGGGTGGCGGTGGGTCTCGCCACCCTGGTCGACCCGGAGCGGGGCGTGCGCACCGGGGTCACCGCGATCCTGCCGCGCCCGGCCGACCATCTGCTCACCCCCTGGTGGGCAGGCATCGCCACCCTGAACGGCAACGGCGAGATGACCGGCTCGCACTGGATCCAGGACGCCGGCTGGAGCCAGGGCCCGATCCTGCTCACCAACACCGGCTCGGTGGGCATCGCCCACCATGCTTTGGTCGGCTGGATGGCCGACCGCTTCGCCGACCAGGTCCAGGCCGAGCATTTCTGGCTGCTGCCGGTGGTGGCCGAGACCTATGACGGCGTTCTGAACGACATCATGGGCCGCCATGTCGGCGAGGCCGATGTCCGGGCCGCCCTGGACAACGCCGTCGCCGGCCCGTTTCCGCTGGGCTCGGTCGGCGGCGGCACCGGCATGATCGCCTACGAGATGAAGGGCGGCACCGGCTCGGCCTCGCGGGTCCTGGACATCGCCGGCGGCCCCTACATGCTGGGCGTGCTGGTCCAGGCCAACCATGGCCGGCTCGACCAGTTCCAGCTGGCCGGCGTCCCGGTCGGCCGCCTGCTGGGCGGGCCGCGCATCTGGCAGGCCGGTGAGCAGGACAGGGAACAGGGCTCGGTGATCGTGGTGATCGCCACCGACGCGCCGCTGCTGCCCCACCAGCTCCACCGGGTCGCCCGCCGGGCGGGCCTGGGCATCGGCCGGTCCGGGGCGTTCGGCGGCAACTCCTCGGGCGACATCTTCCTGGCTCTGTCCACCGCCAGCCCCACCCCGATGCCGCCGCCGCAGCCCTTGGCGGTCCAGTCGCTGCGCTGCCTGACCGACCCGCTGCTCGACCCGGTCTACCAGGCGGTGGTGGACGCCACCGAGGAGGCGGTGCTCGACGCCATGCTCCTGTCCGACCCGACCCCGACCTTCCGGCCGAAGGGCCGGGTCGTGCCGGCGCTGGACGGCCAGACCCTGCTGGACATCCTGCACAGGCACCGCGCCGGCTCGTGA